The sequence TTTAATAGATTCTGTTTTCAAGTCAAGAATTGATTAGTGTTGAGCTTTACGTTTTGTTTTTGGCTCTAAATTTGAGAAGAAAatactttatttttgttttaatagaagaaaatacctttaattacaattaatgaATATGGAACGGTGTACAAAAATGCTAAATAGAAGAAAATCCGGGAAGAACACCACCTTTGCAATATGATCTAAAGAAAGGGGTTCCGAAGAATAAATTTATTCATTAACGGGTTCTTTTGGTAGGCTGTATAaaaattgtattgtattaaataataaataactctaTTTTGAATAAAgcaatgtattgtattaattattacgaccaaactttttaatacaatgtatgttgtattatttaatacataacaaatggtccgtattagcttgtattataatatttataaatgatTCGGGGTCAACACAAATCTAcgacccgaacttggacatgAGACTCGGACCGAGACCTAAGcatggacccaaacccggaacccggacccaaacctgggactcgaacccggacccggacccaaactcgagacTTAGACCCCAAACTTGAATACCCGGACTCGAACTCGGACGCGGACCCAATACCCAAACTCGGGACTCAGACTTGGACCCGGACCCGTACTCGTAGTTAGTGTTGGGGTCGAGtgtactaaaaatatattataactttacacaatctattaatataagtcaataccaaatatagtattgtattaaataatactaatacaatacaatacaacacaatccaacacaatacaatacgacgtaCCAAACAAGCCCTAATAGTCTTAGCCATAATCATGTGATTCATATTGTAATCAAGCCATCAAATAGAACTAAGAGACACTGGAATAGCATATTTAGCTAATGTATGAACTACTATATTAACACACCTATAATAATGAATAAAATGAGCTTccttaaaaaatacataaatattatatttatttaaaactatttttattatgatatagtgTTTGGTTTACATGAATGGGTGTAGGAATATAATTGCTATTCCTAAAGAAAGATCTTTCAAGTGTTTggtttgtttattattattggaaAACTCATTCCATAGGAATTGTAATTCATGTAAATTAAAGAATTACTTTTCCTAAATAAAATGACTTGAAAAGCCACTCCATaccaaccaaaaattattttttctcatCTACCCTTCtcataaataaatgattaaaattataatattattggtaacattttttattttaaaacataCATCTACAACATTTAATATTacaataatatgtttattatatttttttttgtacaaaattataagaaagcaatattattattattattattatatggaTAAACGATGTGTGatgattaaattatatgaataatatttatgttgatacttaaatatttaatataaaatagactATATATTAAAGAGATTTTTACACTTGGTGTCCTTTTTTGTCCTTTTTTTACTTCTTTGTCAATGCTGGgttatttaaacttttatacaagttttatttttcaattttacattTTCAAAAGTTTCATAATTACAAATATACCTATCCCTATGCTTATGTCATGGTTTTCTCTCTTCTTACACTCCACCACTTCCATAACTcctcctttctttttttttattctttttttttttattttctgtttctcTTTCCTTGGTTCTTCATTACCACAACCCACGATCATCCCGTCCAAAGCCCTAACCCACGATTTTTCAACCTCTCATCTATGTCACTATCTCCATTATCTTCCATAAGCTCTGTAAGTTGTTCCTCCCACATATTGTCTTCTCTTCTTCTATAAATGGCCACCACTAAGTCGGGTTCGAAGTTACCTTCCCCagctaaaaaaatttctaaaatttctaaaaaacCTCCTACAAATTCATCTAAAGTTGATCCTAAGATGAGTTTGAAGCGCATTGCGAAGAAAGGAATGAGTGATGTTGCAGAGCCATCTGGTTCTAAGAAAAGACCTATTCCAAATAAAATTGAGTCTCGTAAGACAAAGAGAGCAAAATCTTCGAAATCTGCCAAGGATGTAAGTTGGGTTatgttgtttttcaatttttgtttagtttttttctgGTTGTTGTGTTTTTTCATATGATGTTTTGTGTTTTAAATTTTTCCCCCTTCTTGTTTTAGGTTAtatcttattttgattttgaggATGAAGTGCATGATGGGGAAGTGAAGCCTAAAGTTAAATCCAAGGTATTGTTACCTTGAATTTTCTCATTATcttaagtttaaaatttttaatcaccctttgttttctttttgtcAATGTTTTACCTGTTTATAATGACGATTTTATGTtttgtctcttttttttttgtatttcttttatGTCTTTTTTGTTGATGTTGTTTTTGTATTGTTCTTTagtgttttttggttttttttttttttttgtgctatTAAACTGTTTATAGCATTATTAGTTTTCCAGTAACTTATGGCCTTGTTATGAACATTTGTTTAACTGTTTGTTTTCAGTTATTTTTAGgttgtttaatttaatttcttagttgacaattactattttaattttattttctgcatATTGTTGTTAATATATTGCTTTGAAGTTGCTCATTTTTTAGGATGAGCATATTGGAGTTgttttttaaatgttattttttagttttttcctggttgcttattttttgttttgcatTTTAGTTGTTACTTGCAATGTATTTATTTAGTTGTTCAAATTTGTtgcttatgttttttttttttttccctcttTCAGGTCCATGCTAAGAGCTGAGAAAAGTATGAAGACTTTgacttacccaaaaaaaaaatccttctaAGGTgtctttttttgtgtttttttatagTACATTTATGTTTTTCCTTTTTCTATTGTTTCATGTCATTTGTCAGTGATGATAATCATTTTTGTGTTGTCgacttctttttcttcatccTGATTGTTTTCAAGCTGTTGTACCATTTCTGCAGCCACAAGCTTTGCGTAGTCAAAATATTCATTTACTCCTGTAgttttttttgtgttattttttggtTGTTGGATGGTTGTCTCTGATGTCACAGTCCCTGTCTCTAGAAAAAATGTATCATCTTGAATTGTGTGTGCAAATAGTTGTTGCTTGGAAGTTGTTCCTGGGTTGTTTCCAGTAGGGGTGAAAATCGGTCGGTTATGgtcggtttttaaaattttataaccgaccggacggttacggtttttattttacgaaaaccgtaaccgaccgtttagaaattataaccgtataaaaccgaccgtacggtttttggcggttttcggtttggcggttttaggcggttttgggcggtttttggcggttttaggcggtttttggcggtttttggcggttttgacggtttt is a genomic window of Cannabis sativa cultivar Pink pepper isolate KNU-18-1 chromosome 9, ASM2916894v1, whole genome shotgun sequence containing:
- the LOC133030752 gene encoding uncharacterized protein LOC133030752 → MATTKSGSKLPSPAKKISKISKKPPTNSSKVDPKMSLKRIAKKGMSDVAEPSGSKKRPIPNKIESRKTKRAKSSKSAKDVISYFDFEDEVHDGEVKPKVKSKVLLP